The Rhodospirillales bacterium genome includes the window ATAAATGTAGAAACGGAAATCGGCTTGGAGATATAGTCTTCACAGCCGCCCTCACGGATTTTTTGCTCATCGCCCTTCATCGCGAAGGCCGTAATGGCAATCACCGGAATTGATTTAAGTTCCTCGTCGGCTTTTAGCCACTTGGTAATGTCCATGCCGGAAACTTCGGGGAGCTGTATATCCATTAAAATCAGGTCAGGCTTGTGTGTCCGCGCCAGTTCCAGAACCTTGTTGCCTTCCTTGGTCTGGATTGTGTCAATGCCATGCGCTTCCAGAAGATCATGGAAAAGCTTCATGTTCAGGTCATTGTCTTCGACGATCAGTACGGTTTGTGCCATGACTTTTTATTGTTAGTGAAAACAGTTCCTCTTTATATCACGATATTTATATTAGCCGGTAAATATTTGCGAAAACCTTAATTTTTTTAATGACATGGCGATGTTTTGGGTTTTTCCAGCGCCACCAGCTTTTGTGTCACCGAAAAATCCTTGTATTCGACCAGCATATCGCCGATGACGCCGTTCTCATACAAGACGACATCCATTTCATAATCGGAATCGGCGGCCGGTTCGGCCAAAGGGAAAAAGGCCATGCGCACATGCCAGGCTCTGGTGTCGAGAAAAGTTTGGTCGACATTGGCGCGGTCTTTGATTTTCTCTTCCGGGGAAAGCTCTTTGCCGATGAAGGCATTGATTTCAACCGGGCCGTCTTCGTCGCTGCCGTCGAACACCGTGGCATTAAAGAATTTTTTGCCTTTCCGGGCCTGCGCGATCAGGGCCATCGTATGACTGACCGGGAACAGGGTGCCGGGTGGCAAATCGAGAGAAAAATTAGCCGGGATCGTATAGGAAACGGTTCCTTCCTTGCCGGGAGGGCTTTCCGCTCTTCCGCGCAGTTCCTCATAGATGTCGCCGTTACGGCTGCGCCGGGAACTGAAGTTAAAACTTTCGCCGTCAAAGGCTTCGTAGGTCGAAAAATCGCTGGTGATATGCATCGGCGCGGTTTCGGCATACTCGTATGTCAGGTTAAATTGGTGATCCGATGTCCATGCCTCGCAGACAGGGCGCCATTCGAAAAACATCTGGCCGCTGATGTTCAGAATTTGGGCGCTGCTGCGCCGGGCCGTCATTTCGATCTCGTACAGGGCTTTATGGGCGGCCAGCCCGTCGATGATCTGTGCCGGTTTCACAGCGGAATCTCTGGAAACGAGCGCTTCAGTCATGGGCTGCGGCGCAGGCGGTTCCTTGCCCGCCGGGCTTCCCTTCAGGTCAATAAAAGCCAGTACCGCGATAAAAGCGATCAGCAGATAAATATAACGGTCAGGGGAAAGCTTAATCATTCTTCTATCATAAAGGATAAAACCGGCCGGGCAAAGAGCCAACAATGCCGTTTTCGATCCTTCTGTGGCAATTATTGCCGACCCCGCAGGCAAAAATAGCCCGGATAGGGAAGGGCGGTTAAAAATGCCGCGTGGAGGATGGGAAGTTATACCCTGTTAATATATTGAATTTAAATGAAAAAATTTATTTGTCCCGGTTGGCACGATCCTCGCAAGGTCTTTTCTCATGAAGGCTTGGCTTTCGCATTTTGGGTGACGGTTTTTTAAAACCATTGTTTGAAACAAAAAGAGATGTTTTTACGGACAAACGGATCGGCGATGACAACGAACTTTGTAAAATATAATACAGGCATGCCCAAAGCCGGACAGGTTGACGGGAAAAATGCCGTTTTGGCCGGATTGCTGCGCCGTCCCCGCGATAATGACGGCCATCAGGTGCCGCACCGTATTCTGACATTGCTTGAAAAAGCGGGCCGGATGCTGGCGCGCGCCGAACAACGCCTGAACGAACAAACAATAAGAATCAGCCAGTTGGAAAATCTGGCGACGACCGACGAGTTGACAGGGGTATTAAATCGCCGCGGCTTTTGTGAGGCTTTTTCCCGCGAATTGGCGCGCTGCGAACGTAATTTGAGCGATGGCGGCTTGTTGCTGCTGATCGATGTCGATAATTTCCAGACAATCCAGGCCGAACATGGTTTTCTGGCGGGCGATGCCTGCTTGCGGCTGGTCGGGCATGCCCTGGCGGGCAGCATTCGCCTGATGGATGCCGCCGGCCGTCTGGAAGATGATAATTTTGTTCTCCTACTCTCCAACACAACACAGGGATCAGCTGCTGCAAGGGCGCAAGAACTCGTCCGGCAGTTGAATAATCTGGCACTGGCCTGGCACGGGGAAGAACTTCCCGTCCGGGCCAGTGTCTGCCTGCGTGCCTATGGCAAGGGAGATACGGTCCAGCGATTTTTCGGCACAGGGATTGAATCCCGGAAAGAGAGCATTGCTGCGGAATAAGAGTTTTTAAAAACGGTTTTCGTTTGGTTTTCGTCTGCCAACCCTCCCTAACCGTGAACCCAAACCCTAGGCAGACGATACCCCCGGCCCGGTTGATGTGTCCCCAACATGTCACCGGGCCAACCTTTTTCCCAGAGCATTTCCCATTTGGGCGTACACTTCGTTATCCTTCGGCCTTGGCGTGCTCACGTACTTTCGTGCTCACGTACTTTTATGTACGCTGCGCGCGCCGCGCCTTGACTGCCTCGTGTTCAAATCAAAGCGAAAACGCTCTGATGGCGATGGTCCGGGATTTTACAGGAAACCCGTCATTGCGAGGAGGCCGTTAAGGCCGACGCGGCAATCCAGAAGATTGCTTCGGTCATATACATTCCTTCGCAATGACAAGATAGATAGGATTAAGCCGCGTCCTCGACCTTCACCTTGTCCTTCGGCAGGTTCAGCTTTAGGTGCAGGTCTTTGAGCTGCTCCGGCGTGGCTTCGGACGGGGCGCCCATCATCACGTCTTCATAACGGCCGTTCATGACAAAGGCGTAAACTTCGCGCAGGTTCGGCTCATTGGCCAATAACATTACGATACGGTCTATCCCGAAGGCGCAGCCACCGTGCGGCGGAGCCCCGTATTTAAAGGCGTTCAGCATCCCGCCGAACTTTTTCTCCAGCACCTCGCGGTCATACCCGGCAATCGCAAAGGCGCGCTCCATCAGCTCGGGAGAATGGTTCCGGATCGCCCCGGAGCACAATTCAAACCCGTTGCAAACACAGTCATACTGCCACGCCAGAACCTCCAGCGGATCTTCGGTATTCAGCGCCTTCAGGCCGCCCTGCGGCATCGAAAACGGGTTGTGCGAAAAGTCGATCTTGGCCGTTTCTTCGTTCAGCTCATACATCGGGAAGTCGACAATCCAGCAGAATTTGTAAACGCCGGACTCCCGGCACTCCATGGCGTTGCAAATCGCATCGCGGGCTTTTCCGGCCATCGGCGCGGCTTTTTTCTCAAGATCACAGACAAAGAAAATCGCATCGCCGTTTTCCAGCCCGGCCAGTTCCTTCATGGCGTCCTGTGCGGCAGGCGGCACGAATTTGGCAATCGGCCCTTTGCCTTCGCCGTCGGCATACAGGATATATCCCAGACCCACGGCTCCTTCGCCGCGCGCCCAGTCGTTCAGCTTGTCAAAGAAGCTACGCGGCTTGTCACCGACACCCGGTGCCTTGATCGCGCGAACCACGCCGCCTTTGTCGATGATGCCTTTGAAGGCTTTGAATTCCACATCGTCGCGGGCGAAGATTTCCGTGACGTCGATGATCTCTAGCGGGTTGCGCAAATCCGGCTTGTCGGTGCCGTATTTCATCATCGCTTCCTTGTAAGTCAGACGCGGGAACGGTGTGCCGGTAACGCTGTGCGCCTTGCCGGTCCAATCGGAAAACTCTTCGAAAATGCCGCCGATCACA containing:
- a CDS encoding response regulator, which translates into the protein MAQTVLIVEDNDLNMKLFHDLLEAHGIDTIQTKEGNKVLELARTHKPDLILMDIQLPEVSGMDITKWLKADEELKSIPVIAITAFAMKGDEQKIREGGCEDYISKPISVSTFIETVQKHLGTDKD
- a CDS encoding GGDEF domain-containing protein → MTTNFVKYNTGMPKAGQVDGKNAVLAGLLRRPRDNDGHQVPHRILTLLEKAGRMLARAEQRLNEQTIRISQLENLATTDELTGVLNRRGFCEAFSRELARCERNLSDGGLLLLIDVDNFQTIQAEHGFLAGDACLRLVGHALAGSIRLMDAAGRLEDDNFVLLLSNTTQGSAAARAQELVRQLNNLALAWHGEELPVRASVCLRAYGKGDTVQRFFGTGIESRKESIAAE
- a CDS encoding cell envelope integrity EipB family protein; this encodes MIKLSPDRYIYLLIAFIAVLAFIDLKGSPAGKEPPAPQPMTEALVSRDSAVKPAQIIDGLAAHKALYEIEMTARRSSAQILNISGQMFFEWRPVCEAWTSDHQFNLTYEYAETAPMHITSDFSTYEAFDGESFNFSSRRSRNGDIYEELRGRAESPPGKEGTVSYTIPANFSLDLPPGTLFPVSHTMALIAQARKGKKFFNATVFDGSDEDGPVEINAFIGKELSPEEKIKDRANVDQTFLDTRAWHVRMAFFPLAEPAADSDYEMDVVLYENGVIGDMLVEYKDFSVTQKLVALEKPKTSPCH
- the aspS gene encoding aspartate--tRNA ligase, which produces MHAYRTHHCGELRQDHDGQTVRLSGWVSRKRDHGGVLFIDLRDTYGLTQCVVDEGSPLLAEAEKWRPESTITITGKVRLRPGETANANLPTGAIEVYIDEATLQGAAEIIPFQVAEDDGVGEDTRLKYRYLDLRREGMHSRVRLRNNVISSMRRRMWDQGFQEFNTPIMTASSPEGARDYLVPSRLHPGKFYALPQAPQQFKQLLMVSGFDKYFQIAPCFRDEDGRADRLAEFYQLDMEMSFVTQDDIFNTMEPVIGGIFEEFSDWTGKAHSVTGTPFPRLTYKEAMMKYGTDKPDLRNPLEIIDVTEIFARDDVEFKAFKGIIDKGGVVRAIKAPGVGDKPRSFFDKLNDWARGEGAVGLGYILYADGEGKGPIAKFVPPAAQDAMKELAGLENGDAIFFVCDLEKKAAPMAGKARDAICNAMECRESGVYKFCWIVDFPMYELNEETAKIDFSHNPFSMPQGGLKALNTEDPLEVLAWQYDCVCNGFELCSGAIRNHSPELMERAFAIAGYDREVLEKKFGGMLNAFKYGAPPHGGCAFGIDRIVMLLANEPNLREVYAFVMNGRYEDVMMGAPSEATPEQLKDLHLKLNLPKDKVKVEDAA